One segment of Triticum aestivum cultivar Chinese Spring chromosome 2A, IWGSC CS RefSeq v2.1, whole genome shotgun sequence DNA contains the following:
- the LOC123185371 gene encoding phytosulfokines 4, translated as MARATTLVLVAALAVLLLASGPAGATAARTSPKDVATASPNEKVAAAAAEDHECEMMAGEKQRDECMARRTLAAHTDYIYTQEKHN; from the exons ATGGCGAGGGCAACGACACTGGTGCTCGTGGCCGcgctcgccgtcctcctcctcgcctcagGCCCCGCGGGCGCCACGGCCGCCCGAACCTCGCCCAAGGACGTGGCAACGGCATCTCCCAACGAG aaggtcgcggcggcggcggcggaagaccACGAGTGCGAGATGATGGCCGGCGAGAAGCAGCGGGATGAGTGCATGGCGAGAAGGACGCTCGCCGCGCACACGGACTACATCTACACCCAGGAGAAGCACAACTAG